The nucleotide sequence acgatgatggaacctatgactccatgagtgacgaggagatggaagcccttgagtaAGTGTCCATGCACCGGcgagtgaacgaggatgaagatgatcaagtcttttgtgatgaggattcgagccccgctctcgtttcTCCAAAgtattgactcttcaacatcaacaagaagaagaccaacgatgccacatcttccacacaaaggccggcatcaatggaaggtctgtcaaggtcatcatcgatggaggtagttgtcacaacttggcaagtgaagaactatgctccaagcttcaattggtcaagatgaagcacccgcacccatacaaagtccaatggctaggtgactccggcactatacgagttgagcatacggtccaagtctccttcaaaattggtgcatatgaggacactttggagtgtgatgtcatcccgatgtccgtttgcacctccttcttggtcgaccatggcaatttgaccgtggtgtcatccacaacgggcgtaccaatcactatagcttcaagatgaaagggaaggaatatgtgctacgacctatgtctcctagtcaagtgatagccaacaagcaagccacccaaaaagtgagtgagaaccacaagccaaacttgagcgcctcttcgcctagagagaaaaacctagtcctatttgccaccaaaagtgagatgagggAAGTGTGTAAGAACCCATCGAGTGTtgtgcactttgtccttgtgtggaAGGATGGGgacccaaaaactaacacctctcacgagctacctttagtgtttcaatctcttttgcaggaattacAAGATGTTTTCCCCGCTGAGCTACCTCctggtctacctcctctacgaggcattgagcatcgcatcgacctcatccccggaacgcccctaccaaacaaagctcgataccgcatcaaccccgaagaaactaaggagatccaacggcaagtacaacaactaatcgacaacggtcatgtacgtgaaagcttaagcccttgtgccgttccggttatacttgtcCCTAAGAAATATGGAAGTTATCACATGTGTTccaattgtagacccatcaatgctattaccgttcgttataggcatcccattcctcgcttagatgatatgcttgatgaacttagcggtgccgcctttctctcaaaaattgatcttaaaagtggctattaccaaatctgcatacaagaaggtgatgaatggaaaaccgctttcaaaaccaaatttggcttgtacgagtggttggttatgcctatgggtttatggggtttatcggaagctcccggcaCTTTCATGagacttatgcattttgtgcttcgtccttatattggagtgtttgttgtggtttactttgatgatattcttgtgtttagcaaatccatgaaagagcatcttaatcatgttaggacTGTTTACAAACCCTtcacaaggaacgtctttatgccaacatgaaaaagtgcacgtttggtgttgacaaacttgttttcttgggtttcgttgtctcttccaagggcgtccatgttgatgaatctaaaactgaagcaattaaaacttggccccaacccaccaattttctacaagtgcgtagctttcttggccttgcgggtttttatcgttgctttgtgaagaattttagcactattgccgctcctttgcatgccttgagtaagaagaatgctccttttgtttggggatctttgcaatctaccgcttttgatgagctcaatatttgcttactcatgctccaattcttgctttgcccaactttgacaaaacttttgaggttcattgtgatgcaagtggtaccggaattggcggagtgtTGATGCaggaaaaacgagccattgcatattttagtgaaaaactctccggtgctcaacttaactatcccatctatgacaaagaattgtatgctttagtgcgtgtgctacatgtttgggaacattatcttagacctcatgagtttgtcatacataccggtCATGAAactcttaagtacttaaaaggtcaaactaagttgaacaagcatcatgccaaatggagtgaatttattgaatctttcccctatgtgatcaagtacattaagggtaaggaaaatgtagttgcggatgcactttcacacatatgcacgcttgtcactaaacttgagttgaatgttgttggttttgagcatataaaagacttgtatgcaaaTGATCCTTCCTTTGCtcctccttatgctaaatgtttgatgcatacatcttgggaatgatattatatcaaagatgattatcttatgagagctaacaaactttgcattcccgagtcttctcttcgtttgctccttttgcaagaggctcatggaggcggactcatgggacattttggacgcgacaagacattcgccacgctctccaagaactacttttggcccaagatgttccgtgacgtctcacgcttcaccaaccgatgctctacatgtcgcaaagctaagtctaaagctcaatcccatggtctttacatgcctcttcctcttccttatcaaccttgggaagaaattagcatggattttgtacttggtttgcctagaactcaaaatggcaaggattccgtgtttgttgttgtggaccgattttctaagatggcacatttcattccttgcaacaagatagacgatgtttcacacgttgcaaatctcttttgtagggaaatattgcgcctcgatggagtaccaaagacaatcgtctccgatcgcgacgtcaagttcttgagttacttttggaagacgccatgcgccaagctcggaatcaagctcttgttctcatccacataccatcctcaaaccgacggccaaatggaggtgacgaaccgtatgctctccactctacttcgcgtgatcaagaagaacatcagggagtgggaggagtgcctacccatcgccgagtacgcctacaaccgtgcaagacattcgacgaccggcaagtcccccttcaaggtcgtctatggcttcaacccattgtccccattggatattctacctcttcctctacaagagcgcaccaacctcgacgcaagtgcccgtgcaagctacatcaagaagatgcatgaagatacaaggcacaccatcgagcgccaagtacaacgactagcgaccaagctcaatgtcaacaagcaacccatgatattcaacatcggagatctcgtgtggctacaccttcgcaaggaccgcttccccaacaaacgcaagtactaacttctacctcgagccgatggacccttcaaggtgctagcacgctacaacgacaatgcttacaaggtcgacctcccgcgcgacaagtacaatgtgagcgacatcttcaacgtcaaggatctttcgccataccatggtgatgaggatttcgatccgaggtcggatctttcccaagggaggggagatgatgcagagcatcccgtgatcatccccatggacaccatGTCGACTatccaagccccaagtggacccatgacaagagcaagggctcgtgctattcaatccgaggtgacatcactcctacttaaGTTCCCCTTTTCTtccagtgagacatggctactgcctaaatCCGAGATGCTATGCGTGATCAGGTACAATGCTCAAGCCACGGAGCCGAGAGCTGAAGAAGAAACGGCAAGCGCCAACTCTCTGGACAgcctggaacttccggcccccggaacgtCCGGCCTACCCGGAGCTTCCGTCCGCCATCGACCTCGACCTGCCcgggcgtgccaactctctggttagcccggaacccGGCCCGGACCTTCCagcccccggaacctccggccagcCCGGACCTTCCAGCCGGAGGTTCTTCTGGCCCCCGAAACCTCCGGCCCGCCCGGACCTTCCGCCCCCCGGACGCCAACCTAGCTCCAcccgtgccaactctctggttaggccggaccctgCCTGGAACCTCTGTCgcctggaacttccggccctgcctgcgcgtaGCCACTTGGgctgaggcccgtgtacccttttgCCCCGtaaactatatatactcttctcctacctacgttttagggttagcattgtgatagctcatttgagatagagcattgctcatccgtaccggatctactcctcgtgagggaccgcactcttcggagaagatccatccggattcaaggcctccatccggagaagacaatcaagacctcctcccggagaagaacggttactcttgtatcgtcccttgttgactttggatctcgtgttactttgtgcctcgatgatctagcacttgtgtgatcaatttcgtgtcagttgagtgtttctcttgttttcccctcatgattcccctcgtgttcttccgcgtgttcttcgtgttccccgtaggatcctctccaaacgtgaaagatcagccccatagggttccgccctacatcattacatcattctcctaatgatgtgatcccgttatcaaatggcaactcatgtccatggttaggaaaccttaaccatctttgatcaacgagctagtagaggctcactagggacacagtgtttgtctatgtattcacacatgtatttgggttTCGGATCAATAtaagtctagcatgaataataaacatttatcatgaataaggaaatataaaataacaactttattatttcctctagggcatatttcctttagtctcccacttgaactagagttaataatctagattacattgtaatgattctaacacccatgaagtcttggtgctgatcatgttttgctcgtggaagaggcttagtcaacgggtctgctacattcagattcgtatgtattttgcaaatctctatgtctccctccttgacttaatcatggatggagttgaagcgtctctcgatgtgtttggttcttttgtgatatctggattccttcgctaaggcaattgctccagtattgttacaaaagattttcattggacccgatgcactaggtattacacctagatcggatatgaactccttcatttagactccttcatttgctgcctctcaagcagctatgtattccgcttcacacgtagatcccgccacaaggctctgcttggaactgcaccaactgacagctccaccattcaatataaatacgtatccggtttgtgacttagagtcatccagatcagtgtcaaaactagcatctacgtaaccatttacgacgagctctttgtcacctccataaactagaaacatatccttagtccttttcaggtacttcaggatgttcttgaccattgtccagtgatccactcctggattactttggtacctccctgccaaacttatagcaaggcacacatcaggtctagtacacagcatagcatacatgatagaacctatggctaaggcataaggaatgactttcattttctctctatgttctgcactggtcgggcattgagtctgactcaacttcacaccttgtaacacatgcaagaaccctttcttagactgatccattttgaacttcttcaaaactttatcaaggtatgtgcttcgtgaaagtcctattaagcgtcttgatctatctctatagatcttgatgcctaatatataagcagcttcaccaaggtctttcattgaaaaactcttattctagtatccttttatgctatccagaaattctacatcatttccaatcaacaatatgtcatccacatataatattagaaatgctacagagctcccactcactttcttgtaaatgcatccttctctgaaagtctgtataaaaccatattctttgatcacctcatcaaagcgtatattccaactccgagatgcttgcaccagtccatagatggatcgctggagcttgaagactttgttagcacctttaggatcgacaaaaccttctagttgcatcatatacaactcttttttaagaaatccattaaggaatgcagttttgacgtccatttgccagaattcataatcatgaaatgcggcaattgctaacatgattcggacagacttaagcatcgctacgggtgagaaagtctcatcgtagtcaactccttgaacttgtcgaaaaccttttgcgacaagttgagctttgtagacagtaacattaccatcaacgtcagtcttcttcttgaagatccatttattctctatggctcgccgatcattaggcaagtccaccaaagtccacactttgttctcatacatggatcctatctcagatttaatggcctcaagccatttatcagaatctgggctcatcatagcttcttcatagtttgtaggttcgccatggtttagtaacatgacttccagaacatgattatcgtaccactctggtgcacatcgttttctggttgacctacgaggttcagtagtaacttgatctgaagtttaatgatcatcatcattagcttcctctctagttggtgtaggcatcatgggaatggttttctgtgatgagttactttccaattcgagagaaggtacaattacctcatcaagttctactttcctcccactcacttctttcgagagaaactccttctctagaaatgttccattcttggcaacaaagatcttgccttcggatctgtggtagaaggtgtacccaattgtttccttaaggtatgctatgaagatgcacttcttcgatttgggttcgagcttatcaggttgatgccttttgacataagtgtcgcaaccccaaactttaagaaacgacgacttaggtttcttgccaaaccatagttcatacggtgtcatttcaacggatttagacggtgccctttaacgtgaatgcagctgtctctaatgcataaccccaaaaggataatggcaaatcggtaagagacatcataggtcgcaccatatctaataaagtacggttacgacgttgaAAGACACCAATACGCTgtcgtgttccaggtggcgtgagttgtgaaactattccatattgttttaaatgaagaccaaactcgtaactcaaatattcgcctacgcgatcagatcatagaaacattattttcttgttacgatgattctccacttactctgaaattatttgaacttttcaaatggttcagacttgtgtttcattaattagatatacccatatcttcttaaatcatctatgaaggtcggaaaataacgataccctccatgtgcctcaacactcattggaccgcatacatcggtatgtattactcgctccattgttctagagaacggacttttagtcatcttgcccatgaggcatggttcgcaagtatcaaatgattcataatcaagtgattccaaaagcccatccgcatggagtttcttcatgcgctttatgccaatataacctaaacggcagtgccacaaatatgttgcactatcattagcaactttgcatattttggcatcaatattatgaatatgtgtatcaccacaatcgagattcaacaaaaatagatcactattcaagggtgcatgaccataaaagatattactcatataaatagaacaaccattattctctgatttaaatgaataaccgtctcgcactaaacaagattcAGATATTAATGTTCATGTTCAACGCTGTCaattctaaaactaatcccgaaggtagatgtagaggtagcatgccgacgacgatcacatcgaccttggaaccattcccgacgcgcatcgtcacctcgtccttagccaatctttgtttaatttgtagctcctgtttcgagttacaaatatgagcaaccaaaccagtatcaaatacccaggtgctactacgagcattaataaggtatacatcaataacatgtatatcaaatatacatttgttcactttgccatcattcttatccgccaaatacttggggcagtttcgcttttagtgaccagtccctttgcagcagaatcactcagttccaggcttgggtccagctttgggcttcttcccgggagtggcaacttgcttgccattctttttgaagttccccttctttcccttgccctttttcttcaaattagtggtcttgttaaccatcaacacttgatgctccttcttgatttctacctctgcagctttgagcattgcgaagagctcgaaaATTGCCTTCTctgtcccttgcatattatagttcatcacgcagcctttgtagcttggtggcagtgattggagaactctgttaataacactatcatctggaagattaactccagttgagtcaagtgattatgatatcagacattctgagtatgtgttcactgatagaactgttctcctccatcttgcagctatagaacttgttggagacttcatatctctcaactcgggcatttgcttgaaatattaacttcaactcctataacatctcatatgctccatgacgttcaaaacatctttgaaatcccggttttaagccgtaaagcatggcacgtggaactatcgagtagtcaacaacacgtgactgccaggcgttcacaacatccgcagttgctggagggggtggcacacctagagatgcatcaaggacataatttttctgtgcagcaatgaggataatccttaagctatttcttcaaatttgaacatatttaatAATTTGTCATGCCTACATTCCAAAATTCTTGTCATCGTTTTAGTTAAAATTAtttcttcaaatttgaactaaaatcacCACAAGAATTATGGAACGAAAGGAGTACCAAATTAAAATAATAATTATATTTCacaaaaatagtttcatactttttcGATGTGTAGTTCATGTTTTGATGCAGAAAACACTTATGTTGTTTAAGAATTTACGGAGACGACCGTTAAAATTGGATGCCAATAGGGAGCTAACATTACCTACAAGAGGACCTTGGCACGAACGAACATTCCCTCGAGTAGGCTCATTTGAGTGAACGACGACACTAGAAAATGTTCCCTCAAAAAGCCATTTTGGAAGAACTTCAAGAATTATCATGCTATAACACAGAGATTTGTCTTGCTATTACAGAGAGATTTTCCATGCTAAGATTTTTTTGTCATGTTACATCAGAAAGAATTGCCATGCGTTTCGAAGATCTGTCACACCATAGTAGAGAATTGCCATGTATTTCAGGGATTTGCCATGTCGTGGAAGAGAGAAATTTTTAGGCTGTGAAAAAGGTGAAGTTACCCACGTCCTTAAGAATTTCCATGCTATACAAAGTAGTTGCCATACATTCTTTTAGTAATTTCCATGCTACATCATATTAGGGTGTCATGCTACAGATGGATCATTTCCTCGGGAGGGTGTATGGAAACGAACGATTAAGTTGTTCCCTGGGAGGGGGCATGAGAGCGAACATTGTGCGCCATTAAATTCGCATGTGTCACCATTTCAAGATTCACGTGCGGAATCAGGCACAACAAAGAGCGTTCCCTAAAAAGTCACATAGCATTTTCATTAAAAATTTATGAAAGCTTCAAAGTCTATGCGCAAACTAAGAATCGATGTAATACCTCCAAAATTTCTTTGCATGTGGCACCCATATGTCATTGGCTAACTATTTCTTCTTCAATTCCCCACCCAAGCACAACATGCAAATTCTAACTAAAAATGATTCACTCAACTAGAACTACATACGATTCATCGAACTACATATCATTCACACATAGGGGCGTCAAATAAGCCTACGACTTAATACATATCCAAAATAACTAAAGCGGGACTAGTTACGGGTCTTGTCAGCGCCTGACGTGTCGACGCGGGCATCGGTAGGGAGCGCAACATTGCGGGCCTCAATGGTGCGGAAATGAGGTAGGGCGTCCTTATCCCACTCCGGTCATCCATGGGCTACATTGTGGGCCTCTATGGCATGGAAACGGGCCAGGGCGGTCTCATTCCACTCAGGCCATGTGCCATCGTCTGCGGTGGCGATCGCACGGTCCCAAGTTAGGCGCTCTCTCTCGGGTCCATCTTCCGAGCAGCCTCCATGGCAAGCTTGAAATTAGCCCACTCCGCTTCCTCGTCATACGTCACTCCTCCTCTTGCTTGATGGTGAAGGGGGGCTTTGCTTGATGCTGGCAGCCATGAGGTCAGACCTTCGACAATTCGCCATTGAGCGGAGTGGAGAAGTGGAGTGGGAGGCGTTGGCCTTTTATAGCCGAGATGAACAAGTGGCGGGAAAAGGCACGGACCGGGGAAATGGGGACGAGAACGGACAATGCCAAACATTTATTGGCAGCTGGGCAGGCGGCAACGCCGACGAGCAAACATTAAGGAGTGTTTTTCATGGTGGGAAACACAATTGTCACATTGGTACGGCACATAAAAGAGAGGAAGACAAGGTGAAATTTCCCAACTACGTGAACGAATGGATTTGGAGCAAGCTATGTATACCCCGTCCAGCCTTCAAATATGGAGGCTTGAAAACAAATATGGAGAGCGCCCTCTTTTTTTTGTCGATAGTGGTATATATGATGCATCTGTTAGATTATTTTTCAAGAAGAAAAATGTTATACCCATGGCTATATTAATGTTATTATGCGATCGACCACATGTGCTATTAACAACACGAATCATGCCACACGCAAGACGCGTGTATTCACCctgtagtccatttgaatctttcAGCCCTTCTCCTCCATTTGAATATTTCAGGCAACTCCCGCATAGAGCGTAGGGTTTCTCAAGATTCATTTGCTTTTAGAGTGTAGGGTTTAGGATTTCGAGCCTTAGGGTGCAGGGTTTAAGTTTTAGTATCTGAAACTTGTTGAATCCATTCTCCGTTTTAGTCAAGTTTCTACAGTTGAAAGTTGGTGAAGATTTTAAAACTCATCAAAACATATTCAAGAGTGGTCTTGTTTCAAAGGCCTCGTCGCAAGGAACACTAATATGTAACTGAAACATAAATTGCCCCGCCAAAAAAACACATAAATTAGACTCTATATTTAAATTAAAAATCAAATGAGAAAGTAAGgaatgtactctctccgttccataatatagagAACGTTTAACGTTCGTTCtctatattatgggacagagggagtacctcgCTAGTAGCCCACTTGAATGTCTCAGCCCCTTCTCCTCAATTTGAATCTTTTATAGGAAGCTACCTCGATGAGATGGGCGGTCCTGGGGAAGGATCGTGTTTGGTCTTGGTGTAGGAATACCAAACTACTCTAGCTACAATGCACCAACAAAAGAGGTCCATTTGAATCTTTGAGCCCCTTCTCCACGATGAGCTGGGATTGCGGGAAGGAAGCATTGCCGGTCCATAAAGTTGGGCAGTTGGGATAGGCCACGCGAGGAAGCTAGTAAGCTAAACTGACAATGGAAAAGAAAGCCTGATTGTCAGAGCCTCAGAGCTGCGGGAACCGGTGCTCGTGAACCAGCCAGCGCAAAGCAGTCTCCCCGGTTGCACACACAAGACTAGTAGTACCACACCACCtaatcggccgccgccgccgccgccaaaatGCTGCCGCTCCTCCGCGGCGTGGtctccggccgcctccgccgctccctctgcaccgccgccgcctcgatccCTCCCTGGGCGATGGTGGACCGGGGCACCCTGATGAAGAAATCCGAGGGGAGCGTCTCCTTCTCCTTCGCCCGGGCCCCCGCCGTCTCCTCCGTGACCATCCCCATCTTCGGCCGGGCCTTCATGTCGAAGCCTCCCCCGGATGGCCGCATGTACTCCGACATGCTCCGCAGCCGCGTCCTCGCCGCCAGCGGCCACGGCTTCCTCCTCCTGGGCACCCTCAAGTCCCGCTACAGGGCTCACCCGCTATCGGGCCTGGACCTCCCCGTCGAGGTGCTCCTCAAGGTCGCCCCTTTGGAGCTCCTCTACCGCAAGTTCACGCGCTTCGTCTGCAACCCCGTCTCCGGCCAGCTGTTCCGCCTCCCGGAGTTCGAGGAAGCGGAGAGGACCTTGTCGTTTCCAGACGGCATGGCGGGCATGGGCCTCCTCACCCAAGCCGACGGCGATGGTCCCAACCGCGCGCCCAAGAGGTATGCCGCTGCTCAGCTCACcgaggtcgacggcgggcggcgCTTCCTGCTGCGCCGGTTCTCCTCCGAGACAGGGGATTGGGACGAGCGGGTGCTGCCGTCCCCGCTGCCGCCTCAGCGGCGGATGCACCTGGACCACGAGGTGCTGGACTTCGGAGGCCGGCTCTGGTGGGTGGACGTGAGCTGGGGCGCCGTCTGCGTCGACCCTTT is from Triticum aestivum cultivar Chinese Spring chromosome 1B, IWGSC CS RefSeq v2.1, whole genome shotgun sequence and encodes:
- the LOC123136673 gene encoding uncharacterized protein, which codes for MLPLLRGVVSGRLRRSLCTAAASIPPWAMVDRGTLMKKSEGSVSFSFARAPAVSSVTIPIFGRAFMSKPPPDGRMYSDMLRSRVLAASGHGFLLLGTLKSRYRAHPLSGLDLPVEVLLKVAPLELLYRKFTRFVCNPVSGQLFRLPEFEEAERTLSFPDGMAGMGLLTQADGDGPNRAPKRYAAAQLTEVDGGRRFLLRRFSSETGDWDERVLPSPLPPQRRMHLDHEVLDFGGRLWWVDVSWGAVCVDPFSDRPELCPVELPPDSMLPNQQGETEMEQLVQRRHMGVSAGRLCYAEVDPLHIRSFVLDDDRSDRWTLEHQVSVPDLWRNEGNAKATPSIAAIDPLNTGALHLSVDKIHVNVDMGKRMIESSVFPDENHLGSGCYLPCVLPSFLWTSPIPGKNKTLDMAKNKTLADVLVRSDRQQTK